One stretch of Eupeodes corollae chromosome 2, idEupCoro1.1, whole genome shotgun sequence DNA includes these proteins:
- the LOC129944828 gene encoding lipase 3-like: MHGLGISSSDFVVSGPNASLAFLLCEKGFDVWIGNARGNKYSKAHKIYSPKSLEFWNFTWHEISILDLPAMIDYITEVTGQKQVRYFGHSQGTTNYLVLNSMMPEWNDRFKSAHLMAPVAYINNAKNAFLNLVAPLVGQPNALREVLGSFEFKPSKETALVLKALMCNGSLPEQAKILCENSLFLSTEFNEDTVDYDLIPDIMATTPTSLSANQYLHFFQEFKSGYFRQFDYGFARNLIKYGSFSPPNYELKNIKGPVFLYYGKSDKFVSRIDFDRLIEQLPNSTLAGLYVVPVENFDHLAFLYTKNVREKLYNQASIN; the protein is encoded by the exons ATGCACGGTTTGGGAATTTCATCAAGTGATTTCGTTGTTAGCGGACCAAATGCTTCCTTAGCCTTCTTACTCTGCGAAAAGGGCTTTGATGTTTGGATAGGAAATGCTCGTGGCAACAAATATTCCAAGGCACACAAAATATACAGCCCCAAATCCTTGGAGTTTTGGAATTTCACGTGGCATGAAATATCCATATTGGATTTGCCAGCCATGATCGATTACATAACTGAAGTTACAGGACAAAAACAAGTTCGTTATTTTGGTCATTCTCAGGGAACAACAAactatttggttttaaattcaatgATGCCCGAATGGAATGATCGTTTTAAATCAGCTCACTTAATGGCTCCAGTGGCTTACATAAATAATGCCAAGaatgcatttttaaatcttgttgcTCCACTCGTGGGCCAGCCAAATGCACTCAGGGAGGTTCTTggaagttttgaatttaagcCCAGCAAGGAGACTGCACTTGTTCTTAAGGCCCTAATGTGCAATGGCTCATTACCTGAACAAGCAAAGATTTTGTGTGAAAATTCACTATTCCTCTCGACTGAATTCAATGAAGACACTGTTGAttat GACTTAATTCCTGATATTATGGCCACAACTCCAACATCACTATCAGCAAATCAATATCTTCACTTTTTCCAAGAATTTAAATCTGGTTATTTTCGACAGTTCGATTATGGTTTTGCAAGGAATTTAATCAAATATGGATCTTTTAGCCCTCCTAATTATGAGTTGAAGAATATTAAGGGGCCTGTTTTTCTATACTATGGCAAAAGTGATAAGTTCGTTTCAAGAATTGATTTCGATAGATTAATAGAACAACTTCCTAATTCAACTTTGGCTGGATTGTATGTTGTTccagttgaaaattttgatcatTTAGCTTTTCTTTATACTAAAAATGTCAGAGAAAAACTTTATAATCAAGCttcgattaattaa